In a genomic window of Salegentibacter salegens:
- a CDS encoding DUF368 domain-containing protein → MRKSFKDHLSVSLKGMAMGAADVVPGVSGGTIAFISGIYEELISTISGVNFSLITTWKEKGFKAMWHQLNGPFILALFTGILISVFSLMRIANYLLENHPVLIWSFFFGLVLASIWYVGKQIPKWNFKIVLALLIGAGVAFYIVSLPPMAANDSNLFIFFSGAIAICAMILPGISGAFILVLLGAYKRITEAAHDFDFQTLGIFAVGAVIGLLSFSKILKWLFVHYSSITLAVLTGFIAGSLNKIWPWKHVLQTEMYGDKEVVLREASVLPWNFNGEPQTFFAIILMLAGFLLILGLEIFASKSSTKVNATN, encoded by the coding sequence ATGCGAAAAAGCTTTAAAGACCATCTTTCAGTATCCCTAAAAGGTATGGCGATGGGCGCGGCAGATGTGGTTCCCGGAGTTTCGGGAGGTACTATTGCTTTTATTTCAGGAATTTATGAAGAATTAATCTCTACCATTAGCGGGGTAAATTTTTCGTTAATTACTACCTGGAAAGAAAAAGGTTTTAAAGCCATGTGGCACCAACTTAACGGGCCCTTTATCTTAGCGCTCTTTACAGGAATTCTTATTAGTGTTTTTTCACTTATGAGGATTGCGAATTATTTACTGGAGAACCACCCGGTTTTAATCTGGTCTTTTTTCTTCGGTCTTGTACTTGCCAGTATTTGGTATGTTGGCAAACAAATCCCAAAATGGAATTTTAAGATCGTTCTTGCTTTACTTATTGGGGCGGGAGTAGCTTTTTATATTGTTTCCCTGCCTCCAATGGCAGCGAACGACAGTAATTTATTTATCTTTTTTTCAGGTGCTATTGCAATTTGCGCGATGATACTTCCCGGAATTTCCGGCGCTTTTATTTTAGTTCTTTTAGGAGCTTATAAAAGAATTACCGAAGCCGCGCACGATTTTGATTTCCAAACCCTGGGAATTTTTGCGGTAGGCGCCGTTATTGGATTACTTAGTTTTTCTAAAATTCTGAAATGGCTTTTTGTACATTACAGCAGTATAACCCTGGCAGTACTAACCGGTTTTATAGCTGGATCCCTCAATAAAATCTGGCCCTGGAAACACGTTTTACAAACCGAAATGTATGGCGATAAAGAAGTTGTGCTAAGAGAAGCTTCGGTTTTACCCTGGAATTTTAATGGCGAACCACAAACATTCTTTGCTATTATTTTGATGCTTGCAGGATTTTTATTAATTCTGGGACTGGAAATTTTTGCCTCAAAAAGTTCAACCAAAGTAAATGCAACAAACTAG
- a CDS encoding shikimate dehydrogenase family protein: protein MKNFGLIGKNISYSFSRTYFTEKFKKENIEAEYQNFDLENLKEFRDVIKETPNLQGLNVTIPYKQEIISYLDELAPEAKEIGAVNTINVNGNKLIGHNTDYIGFSESLKPLLKEHHKKALILGTGGASKAVAYALKKFDIAYKFVSRSSGEGKLGYDNLSEEIMKEYTLIINTTPLGTFPDVDVNPQIPFQHINEKHLVYDLIYNPRTTKLMASAQAKGATVTNGLKMLELQAESAWKIWTK, encoded by the coding sequence ATGAAAAATTTTGGGCTAATCGGAAAAAATATCAGTTACTCATTTTCCCGGACTTACTTTACTGAAAAATTCAAGAAAGAAAATATTGAGGCAGAATATCAAAATTTTGATCTGGAGAATTTAAAAGAATTCAGGGATGTTATTAAAGAAACGCCTAATCTACAAGGCTTAAACGTTACAATTCCTTATAAACAGGAGATTATTTCGTATTTAGACGAATTGGCTCCTGAAGCTAAAGAAATTGGCGCGGTTAACACTATTAATGTAAACGGCAATAAACTAATTGGCCATAACACCGATTATATTGGGTTTTCGGAATCTTTAAAACCCTTACTGAAAGAACATCATAAAAAAGCGCTTATTCTGGGCACCGGCGGTGCATCTAAAGCGGTGGCTTACGCCTTAAAGAAATTTGATATAGCCTATAAATTTGTTTCAAGATCTTCAGGAGAAGGAAAATTGGGCTACGATAATCTTTCAGAAGAAATAATGAAAGAATACACCCTTATAATAAACACCACCCCGCTAGGAACTTTCCCCGATGTTGATGTGAATCCGCAGATTCCATTTCAACATATTAACGAAAAACACCTGGTTTACGACCTTATTTATAATCCTCGCACCACAAAATTAATGGCAAGCGCACAGGCAAAGGGAGCAACGGTAACCAACGGTTTAAAAATGTTGGAATTACAAGCCGAAAGCGCCTGGAAGATATGGACAAAATGA